DNA sequence from the Leptospirillum ferrooxidans C2-3 genome:
GTACAGCTGTTTTGCGGGACTTCTTGAACGAACCTCAAGGTAAACAGACGAGATCCCCGACAGATGACACCCTGACAAGAATCGCCGGAACATAGACGAGCCGATGCCCTTGTTTCTCCAGTCAGGGTGAAGGAAAAACGTGTGGATTTCCACCTCGTCAAGAACGCAATATCCTCCAATCAGTCCCAGAAGCCCCCCAGCTTGTGGGGAAACGATTCCGGCGTGAAAAGAGTGTGTCGGTTCCGTGACCTCCCTGACAAGAGATGGTCCAAGAGCATTGATCCGGGATTCAATGGACGGAAGGCCCGAAATGAACCGTGAAAGGAGTTCAGGCCAAAGCCCCGTCGACAGATCGACAAAACGGGGATCCTTTAGTTCAGCTGGCCCGACTCTCCGATTGTGAACCTCTTCACCGGAACCGGATTGTTCAGAAAAATCCATCAGAATCCTCGCTCCTCCGAATGGTCAAACCGCATTTCGACCATAGACAATGGAACGGTCACCACCAAACAAAACAGCAGCTCGTCCCTGATAAATCGGATCAGGAGGGAGATCCGTTCCTCTGGGGAAGGAAAGACTGGGCCATAAAAGTTCTGGTTCAGCTGGTAAATAAATCACTCCAGGGCCAATAACGGTCACATTCCGAACCTGCTGAAGGAGCTCGCCAATCTCCACAGGTGTTTCCATGGGAGACCAATCCGGATCACAGATCCAGTCTCCCGTGATGGGGTCTCTGACCCTTCGTTCCCCCAAAACCTCCGACTGTCTGGCATCAATGACCAAAAGAAGAGCATCGGAATCGACCAGACGCCACTGGAGAGCCAGCGTATCAAAGGGAGAGACACTCACCAGCGGAACTCCCAGAGAGATCGCAAGCCCGCTTCCGAAAGAATGAGCAACACGAAGGGAGCTATAGTTCCCAGGCCCTTTCGAAACAGAAATCATTCGGATATCCGTTGATTTTTTCTTTGAAGACTCCAGGAGGAGAGCGACCGACTGGGGAAGAATTTCGCTCGCCGCCCCGGAGGCCGACAAAGACACCTTTCCCAAACATTTCTGATCATCCAGAAGGGCCAGCCCCAAAACTCCAGTGGAACACTCAACAGACAGATGGATCATCCTTTTCTCCCGACATCTTTCAGCAAATCAATCGCCTCCCGGAGCTCCGTCACCGGATGAAAACTGAGCCCACCCATCTTTCCGGCACGAAGGGGGTCCTTTTTGGTTTTGGAAGAATCCGCAGACCCGCCGGGCAGGATGGCATGCCGGAATCCATGTCTTTCCGCTTCTTTCAAGCGTTCGGCAAGATGCGGGATACGCCGGACCTCTCCGCCAAGACCGATCTCCCCCATGACAACCCAGTCGGAAGGAAGAGCCAGGTTCCTGAAGGAGCCCGCAAGGGATAACGCAACGGGAAGATCGATCGCCGGCTCGTCCACGTCGACACCTCCCACAATATTGACAAAGAGATCCATCCCGCCAAGTTCAAGCCCCGTTCGCCTCGACAATACCGCAGTCATGAGCGAAAGTCTCTGGAGGCTGACCCCTTGGGCGACACGCCTGGGGTTCGGGAAGACTGTCGGATTCACAAGAGTCTGCAACTCGACCAGAATCGGTCTGGATCCCTCCATTCCAGGAACAATGATGGATCCGGACAAATTGGGGCGCCTGCCCTCCAGGAAAAAGGAGGAGGGGTTTTCGACCTCCCGAAGCCCTTCCGGAACCATCTCGAAAATCCCCAGTTCTCCCGTTGGTCCGAAACGGTTTTTAACCGACCGGAGCATCCGCAGGGGGTGATGCCTTTCCCCTTCAAGATACAGGACCGTGTCCACCAGATGTTCAAGAACTCTGGGTCCCGCAATCTGCCCATCTTTTGTCACATGGCCAATGACAAGAACCGTTACACCGGATTTTTTGGCAACCTCCAGAAGAAGTGTGGCCGATTCCCTTAAAAGCGCCACGGAGCCTGAAACAAGTCCCATCTGGGGCATCGTAATCGTCTGGATCGAATCCACGACAAGGATTTCAGGAGAAAGACGAACAACTTCAGCCAAAACAGCCTCAAGGTCTGTCTCCGCCATCAGGTGAAGCGCTCCTGATGGCTCCCCCAGACGGTCATAACGCATCCGTATCTGCTCCGGAGATTCTTCCCCGGCAGCGATCAACACTTTTCTGGAACGAGCAATTCGGGACAATGCCTGCAGGATGAGTGTGGACTTCCCCACTCCCGGGTCCCCTCCCAAGAGAACGAACGAGCCGGGAACAAGACCTCCCCCCAACACCCGGTCAACCTCGGAAAACCCTGTCGCAATCCGTTCAATCGTCCGGCTACCCACTTCAGAGATCGGAACAGAACGGGGCGCCTGATCATTCTTTTCATTCTGGATAATTGCCTCAAGACGAGTTGCAGGAGCGACCCATTCGACCAGACCATCCGGGGCTTCGTGACAATTTGGGCAAAATCCCATCCACCGGGGAGATCGATATCCGCACGCTGGACAAACGAAAGACGCTTGATCTTTTCGGCTCATTTTCCCTTTCCGCCATTCATACGGCCGAATTGGCCCCCTATGAAGGAATCCATTGTTGTGTTATGTTTTTCAGAAATCGAACCCAATCGGGGACTCGGCATCCCTGTGATCCACCTTATGGAGAATCTCTTGATCGGGAAAAAGAACAGGACCAAGCCCCGCAAAACCGAATCAGTCCACCATGAAAAGCCAGCGATCGCATCGCTTTTCATGGCTCCCTTCCTCTTCGCCACTCTTTTCCTGGGACTATTCATTCTGGCCGCTGGAATACGACCGGCTACCCTTCTTGCCGCAGACGGAGAAGATACCCCGAATTTTTCCGACCCGGGTTCAGGATCTGACAACTCTCCGGAATTTACCAATACTCCTGACATTGGAGTGGGAACAACCGTCAATCCCCTGGCCCAGCCCAATCAGATCCTTTTCGATGCCGCACTCGGATTTGTCCCAAGTGTCGGTCCAACCGTTTCCGGCGCAACAGGAAACGCCCAGACAGGAGTCGGATTCCTTGTGGATCTCGAGGCCGGGTATACGATTCTCCCGAACCTTGTGGCCACTCTGGGAATCTCCATCCACGCATTTTCAAATGATACCAATATACCGGTCCTTCTGGGGGTACAGTATTACTTTGACAATGGTGGAGGGTTCCCCATGATCATGGGGAACCAGAAACTGACGCTTGTGCCCTATATTGAGGCCGCAATGGGTCCCGTCTTCAATGTTTCAACCGATTCCGCAGGTACAGGCGTTGGCGCCATGGCGTTCGGATTCCGGGTTGGACCTGGGGTCCTGATTCCCTTTGGAGTCAACCGCCATCAGGGTATCTATTTTGAGATCGATTACGAAACACAGGGAGGCCCTTTTTCCGGGGGAGGACTCTCAAGCTCTGCTTTTACCCTGATCCCTGTCAAGGTTGGATATACGACCATCTTTTAGCCGATCGATCCCCAGACAGGCAATCGTCTCCCTTACGGAAAAAGAAATGACCGGACAAGGAGGAGTGTCAGCCGCAACCTTCCTTGTGAACAGCTTTTCCAGAAGTGGTTGCCACAAAGGAGTCCAGAAAGGATGGGAGCGGTCGTCGAGGAGAACCGCCGGAACCTGATATGAACCATCGATCCTTGAAAAGGCCAGCCAGCCGAAAAGCTCGTCAAGTGTTCCAAACCCACCAGGCAAGACAACAAAGCCTTCCGACTGTGTCAAAAAAAACTGCTTTCTGAGAAAAAACTGCCCAAAACAAAAATCCCCATCCAGTGTACGGCCGGGTGGAGATCCAGGGCGACAATAAAGAGACACGCCGCTCCCGGAGCTCACCGAATTCGAACCGGCCAGGACCGCTCCCATCAGACCTTCACGGCCCCCGGTCAGAGCCATAAACCCCGCACCGGCAATCTCTCTTCCAAGCTCTTTTGCCATCTCCCAGGCCGAATCCGAACGGTCAAGAGAAGATGAGGCAAAAACCGTTATTTTCGGTCTGTCGGGAAGTGTCTTGAAAAACTCCATCGCCGCAGAGATCTCGGCAATGACCTCAGATTCCTGAAACACGAAGTCCGTCCACAAGAATCGACGGGCACACAATGGAACTTCTACTGGAAACATCCGATCCGATTCCCATGATCCCCGAAAACAGAGCGTCCAGCGTTCCGGCTATCGTAAACTCCGAGAGAGGTCCCAGAATCTCTCCACCCCGGACTTCGTAACCGAACGCCCCTCTCGAATAATCTCCGGTAACCGTATTGACTCCGAAACCGATCAGCTCCGTTACCATGATTCCGTCGCCCATCTGTTTTAAAAGCCCGGAGCGATCTTCCGTTCCGGGAGTCACGATGACATTCGAGGTTCCGACGACGGGAGCGTCCCCCAGGGAACGAACGGCATTTCCTGTTGTTTTATGGCCGGTTTTCCGGGCGGAATAACTATCGAAAAGGAACCCGTTCAAAATACCACCGGAAAGGATTTCCTTTTTTGCGACACGAACGCCCTCTCCGTCAAACGGACGGCTCCCGAAGCCTCCCGGAAGGAAGGGGTCCTCCGTGAGGGTCAAAAGGGAAGAAGCGACCTTCGATCCTTCACGACCTTTCAGGTAAGTGGCGTCCCTGTAAAGAGCGTGCCCCGATATTGCCGACAGTAAATGGCCAATGAGCGAACGGGCATTTTCCGGATCAAAGAGGATCCGGGCATTTCCGGTCTTTGGCCTTTTGGGGTTCAGTCTCGAAATGGCACGTCTTGAAGACTCGGCCCCAATCGCTCCGGGAGAATCAAGGTCCCTGAAAAAGGGGCGCTGGTCATACCAATAGTCCCGTTCCATCGAGTCGCCTTCTTTTGCGATGGAGGTCACTGACAGAGCATAGTTCGTCCGGCTTGTTCCACCGAGAAATCCCCTCGTGTTTCCCATCTGTCGGGTCATTCGGCTGGACTGGAATTCCGCACCTTCCGAAGACGAGATTCGGCTGTCGTAGGAAAGGGCCGCCTTCTCGCAGGAAAGGGCCAGATCCAGCCGAAGCTTCGCTGAGGGGGCATCCCGACCATCATCTTCAAGCAGAAGATCCGGAAAAGGCCTGCGAAATTCAAGATCCTCAGGATCGGGAAGACCGGAATGGGCATCTGGAGCGGTTTCCCCCGCGAGACGCACCGCTTCCCTCACCAGATCCGAAAGGGAGTCCCTGTTCAGATCGGAAGTGGAGACAATCGCCTGGGATTGCCCACGAAAGACTCGAATTCCCATCCCCCTGCTCATGCTTCGGTGGACCTTCTCCACATCACCCTTCCGGACGGAAATGGAGTAATCGTCGCTTGTCACATAGAGCGCATCCGCATCGGTTGCGCCAAGTTTTTTGGCTTCCGACAGCACAAATGAAAGGATATCTTCTCCCTGTGCGACTTTTTCGACGGCATCGTCGCTCATGCTGTGCCTCCTACTGTCAATTCTTCCACCATAATGGTCGGCAGACCCACTCCGACCGGAACGGACTGTCCGTCTTTACCGCATGTCCCCACCCCGGAATCGAGAGACATATCCGATCCCACCATCGAAACCTTCGTCAACACTTCAGGACCGCTGCCGATCAGTGTTGCCCCCCGGACAGGATAAAGGATCCGACCCTTCTCGACGTAATAAGCTTCTGATGTCGAAAAGACGAACTTTCCGGAGGTGATGTCAACCTGTCCTCCACCGAAATTGACTGCATAGATCCCGCGATCGAGACTCTCGAGGATTTCTTTCGGATCGGAATCCCCCCCGAGCATGCTGGTATTCGTCATTCTTGGCATCGGAACGTGGGCGTAGGATTCCCTGCGGCCATTCCCCGTGACCTTCATCCCCATCAGACGGGCATTATGACGGTCCTGCAGATACCCCCGAAGGATCCCCTTTTCGATCAAAACGGTTCTTGAGGTCGGGGTTCCCTCGTCATCGACATTCAGGGATCCCCTTCTCCCCGGAATCGTCCCATCGTCGATCACCGTGCAGAGAGAGGATGCGACCTTTTCACCTATCCTTCCGGAAAAGGCCGATGTTCCCTTCCGATTGAAATCTCCTTCAAGTCCATGCCCAACCGCTTCATGAAGAAGGATCCCCGGCCATCCCGGTCCAAGGACAACCGGCATCGTCCCGGACGGACAATCACGGGCATCCAGATTCACGATCGCCTGACGGGCCGCTTCCCGTGCCCCCAGCCTGATGCGTTCAATGTCCGGGATATCGGAAAAAGGAACCCTGCCGCCAAAACCGTAGGAACCGGTCTGGCGATTTTTTTCACTTTGAGCGATCACCGTAATGTTGAAGCGGTAAAGAGGCCTCAGATCCGTTGAAAGCTGGCCATCTTCACGGACGGTGAGGACAGACTTCACTTCGGTCGCCAAAGACACCATGACCTGTTTCACACGATGGTCATAGGCCCTGGCGGTACGATCCGCTTCAGAGAGGAGCTCTCTCCTCACATCCGTTGGCAGAACAAGCCCTTCTTTGGTGACCGGGTAAAGCTCATGTGTCCGAACCATTTTCCCGACAGGAGACCTTGCAGCACCCTCCCCTCCATGAAGGGCAATCTCCCGGGCTGTCGCCATCGTCAGATGAAGCATCTTGGGATCGATTTCCTCCGTCAGGGCAAATCCTGTTTTCTCTCCTGAGATGATCCTCGCACCCGCTCCCTGGGAAATATGGCTCCCCGCCTTTTTAACAATTCCTTCCTCAAGGCTCATCGTTTCCGAAACAGTATGTTCGAAGTACAGATCGGCAAAATCGATATGGCTTCCCGCTGCCAGATTCATCACCGAGTCCAAAACGTCCGGCGACGCCCCAAAGCGGTGTTCAAAAAATCCTGCCAGGTCTCGTCCTGATTCCTGACTTCCCATGTTGGAACCTTTCGATATGGACATCTTTGCCCCCCAAATGCACAATGGTAGCGACTTCAAGAACATAAATTCCCCAAAAAACAGACCGGACAGGGTCTTGGATCGGTCCAATTCCGCCGGCCCCCGAAAACACATGTCTCTCCACTATATAGGGACGCCGTTCCCTGGATCAAGGAGGAGCCCGGAATGACAGACATTTCCGACCATGATCAACCATCTTCGGAGAGGATCAGGGTCCTCCTCGAAGGGGCCCGACAGAACGGAGCCTTTCCGGGAGCGGTCCTCCTCTGGGGAGTGGCATCCGGTCAATACTCCTTCCTCTGCTCGGGTGTCCTGAGAAAAGATATTCCCGGAGCTCCCGTTACCGAAAAAACGCTCTTTGACCTGGCTTCACTGACCAAACCATTGGTCACAGCCACACTATCCCTTCTGGCGACACAAGAGGGGCTCATATCCCCTTCCACTCCACTGGAAGAACTGATGTCCCTGCCAGGCAGACATTTTCTCGCAAGACAGCCTTTCTCCCGGCTTCTCTCCCACTCATCGGGCCTTCTCTCCTGGGCCCCTCTTTATAGGGAGATCCCTCCAGACAATCCCGCTCTCTTCAGGGAGATTCTCGAACAGAAGATCCTGGATCTCCCCCCCGACTACACTCCGGGGACAACGGCCAGATATTCGGACTTCGGATATATCCTGGCGGGAAGAATCATCGAAAGGATTTACGGAAACAGGAGTCTTGCCAGTTTATTCAAGGAAAAAGTCACCGAACCTCTTCAGATCCTCAACACCGGGTTCATCGAAACTGGAGAGGCAAGCCCTTTGAGGATGCAGTCGATCGCATCCACCGAAATGATCGAAGGGGCCGGGATTCCGTTTACGGGAATTGTCCATGATGAGCATGCCCGATACATGGGAGGGGTTTCCGGACACGCCGGACTGTTTGGAAGCGCCTTGTCGGTCTGGAATCTTGTCTTGCCATGGATGGGAAAGGGGACTTTTTTTGATCCGGCCATCCTTGCCGATTTCAGAAGAAAACAGCCAGAGATTTCATGGACCTGCGGCTGGGACACCCCGACAGGCGACTCCCAGTCCGGACATCTGTTCTCTGAAAAGGCCATAGGACATCTGGGCTATACAGGAACTTCGATCTGGATGGAGCCCGGAAACGGACGGATCATCATCCTTCTGACCAACCGGGTCCATCCTTCCAGAACACAAAATCTGTTAAAGATCTGGCGACCAAGAATCCACGACGCCGTCATGGAATGCGGCTTCGACTAGATCTTTCCGATCGCTTCGAGGAGGGGAATATGATCCGGATCGTAACCCGCTCCGTTCTGAAAAAGAGGATCCATCCTGTCGAATCGCCCAAATGGATCCACCCCCAAAAGGCTTCCCCCAAAGATCCCGATCCAGTCCGATTTCCGGAGAACGGGCCTCTCCCGGATCTTCCGGTCGGGATTGCAGCCCATCTTGAGAATGCCGAGACCCCCCAAGAGAACCAGACGCAGTTCGAGGGAGAGACGGAATCCGACTTTGGAGGGCAAATCCCTTCCCCGATAAAAAAGACCTCCCGTAAATCCGTCAAGCCTTTTCAGAAGCATGAGGTGACGTTCATCGGAGAGTTCAAAGAGCTCTCTCTCGGACAGATGACAGGCAGCAAGCTCATCCTTGGGAACATAGATACGGTCCTTTTTTCGGTCAACATCGATATCCTGCCAGAAGTTGGCCAACTGGAGAGCCGTACAAATCGCATCGGAAGATTTGAAGAGAGCTTCATCGCGATACCCATGAACCCATAAAAGGAGCCTTCCCACCGGATTGGCGGACAGTCTCGAATACCCCAGAAGGTCTTCGAAGGATTGATGTCTCGTTACCACACGATCCCGTTCGAAGGCCCGAATCAGATGATCCAGCCATTCGACAGGAAGGGAAAACTCCCGGATCACATCGGAAAGGGCCCGAAAAACGGGATGATCCACAGGGCCTGAAGCCGCCTGAAAAAGAAGCTCCCTCCAATTGGACAGTTTCTCCATGGCTTCGCGAGTATCGGGAATCTCATCTGCAAAATCATCTGCCGTCCTGGCAAAGGCATAGATGACAGCGATCGGTAGTCTCGTCGACTTGGGAAGGAGAGACGAGGCAACAGGAAAATTTTCGTAATGGCTCTCGGCCATCTGTTTGCAATAGGAAAACGAATCCGTCAGGGAAATCATGACCGGACTTCTCCACGGGAAAGCTTCGGGAACAGGAGGTCCCCGAGAAGATGGGCAGATCGGACAGCGCCTTCCATCGTTGCAGGAAGCCCTGTGTCCGTTGCATCGCCACAGAGCCACATATTGGACACCCCTGTCTGGTTGGACGGTCGATAAAGAGATTGGCCGGGACCGAGGATCGGAGTGGACATTCGCTCCCGAATGACACGGTGGTGCAGCAGGTCAGGCAGGACAGGCTGCCCGGAGAAGCGACGGACGGCCTCGAGTGCGGATTGAAGCCACTCCTCTTCGGATCTCTCGTCTTTGGCGTCCACCCCTGAAATGGTCAGGGACAAAAAGGTTCCCTCCAGCCGATTTCTGCCATCTTCATAGGAAATATCCAGATAACTTGCTCCGTCCGGAGAGATCTCCGTCGATCTTTCCGGACGGGCCATGAGGTCCTTGTTGAAAACCCAATGAACAGGTCCGTTCATAAAGCCTCCAATGGCCGGAAGGGCAAGAGGACGTGAAAACCAGAGGTGAATGGAAACAATTCCCGAAGAAAAGGAAAGGCGCATGATGTTTTGGCAAAGCTCCCCTTGCATCATCTCGATGGGGAAAACCTTCTCGAGAGACCATGGAGGCATGGCCAACACCAGATGATCATTCGGGGACAATTCCAGTTTGTTCTCCCCCGCAACAATCGACGTGACCTGATTGCCCTCGAGACAGATCCTGCCAACAGCACTTTTCAACCTCACGTCAACTCCCCTCCTTTCAAAGAGGGCAAGTGCCGGATCGATCACAAGATCCCTGTGGCTCACAATACTCCAGCCGATCAGGGACGGACCGCCAGATCCCAGTAGCGTTTCCCTAAGAATCCGCAAAAGAAGCGCCGCACTGACATCAGAAGAAGGAAGGTTCGTTGCGGAGACCACCAGAAGTTCCCAAAAGCGGTCGATCGACTCTTTCGTTGCACCGCACTGGAGAAGGAAGGTTCTTGCGTCGAGATGGTCGACGGACTCCTCTTTGAGCCCCCCGGAAGACATTCTGGCCCCTGCCTTCAGCATGGATATCCGTGACCCAAGAGAAAGGCCGGAAAAGGAGAGAACACCCAAAAGACCGCCAATCTTTCCAAGTTTGGGATCAAGGCTAAAGCGATGGGATTGGTTTTTCTCATCCAGAAGTTCAATCGAAAATGGGGTTGGAAAGACAACACGATTTCTGGTGCCAAGCCTGTCCAGAAAGGAAAGCATGGAAGAATAGACATCCATGAACAGGTGCTGGCCATTATCGGCCCACTGCCCCGTATGGCTCTCCCGGTAGGAAGAGACTCTTCCTCCGGGAGACGGTCTTCCCTCCAGAAGTACGATCCGGACGGGCTTCCCCCGTTCCGGGCGGGAAAGGGATTCAGCCAGGGCCATCCCGGAAAGACCGGCGCCGACGATATAGACCGTGGGAACAGTCAATCCGCACTCCCGCCGGTGTCACCCGGAATTCGAGCGGTTTTGGGTTGTTTCGCCCATTGACCGACCGTCAGAAAAAAAAGCAGAAGGGAGGCTTTCTTGAACTTCGAAAGGGAGACCGGTCTTGAAAACACATCGAAGTTTCTCCGTCGGATCTCCCGGTGGATTTCATGATAATAGGCTTCCATTGCCCGCGCCGGCCGCATGATCCTCCGGTCTTCCGAAGTCACAAGAAGCCCCTGCGCCTTCTGATAGTCCTGCTCGGAAAGTTCCCACAACTCTTCCAGAAGTTTTTGAAACCCTTCCGACCAAACTCCTGAAAGGACATCCGTCTCCGAAACATTGAAGTGGCGCATACGGTCTGCAGGAAGATAGATCCTGTCCCGGGCAGCATCCTCTTTGATATCCCGAAGGATATTCGTGAGCTGGAAGGCCTCTCCCAATGCATCGGCATAAGGAGCAAGTCGGACAAGATCACCACCGAAGACGGGAATGCAGGCCCGACCGACGGCGCCGGCTGCAAGATAGCAGTACTCCCTGAGCTCAGCCATCCCCGCAATCCGGACCCGGTCAAGATCCATCGACATTCCCCTGACAACATCGAGAAGAACCCCGGAAGGAACCCCGCGACGATCCATCAGGTCATGAAGCCTCGCAGAGAGAGGATGGTCGAATCTTGCTCCCCCGGAAAGGTCCTCTGTCCAGGCGGCAAGTTCTCCTGTGGGATCCTCTCCCGGAAAAGGCTCGTCAACAAAATCATCCACAACACGGAAAAAGACGTAGAGGGTTTCAAGATCTTTTCGGGATTGATCCTTCAGAAACCGGTATCCGATCCTGAAGTTGCTCCTGGAAAGAGCAGATTGTGCTTTTTCGTATCGTCTGATGGAAAAGGATTTGGTCTGTCCCAAGGGGGTAAAAGCTCCGGCAAAATCGGTGAAAAAAGGATTGTCACACGGTATAGAATCCCCAAGATGCTACCATGGGAGGGTCAAAAATCAAATCCGGGCGGACTCTTTCAGGCAAAAAGAGCCATAGGGCTACCATTCTACCGACCGGAAAATCTGAAAAGAAGCTCGTTTCAGGATCCCGCACTCTTAAAAAGTGTCCAACCCTCGTTGAAGTCGCTGATATCAAGCGACTAGAATGGAGGCAAGGATTCAAGTATCAGAAAAATCGGCCTCCGGGCCAACTTCCAAACATTTTCCCGGAGAAACAGCCGGTGAATATCAAAACAGGGGATCCATTCCGATGAACAATGAACTGGCCACTCTTTCCTGGCCTGCTGTCGAAAAAAGAATCTCTCAAAAAACCATCATCATTCCCGTTGGCAGCACAGAGCAACATGGTCCCAATGGACTCATCGGCACGGACCACCTGATCGCCGGGGCACTCGCAAAAGCCCTTGGAGATGAAACAGGGATTCTTGTCGCTCCCACAATGGCCTATGGCATGAGCCATCATCATCTGGCTTTTCCCGGAACAGCTTCCCTGCGCCCCGAAACACTCATCATGATGACCACCGACATCATCTCATCATTTGCCCGAAACGGATTTTCCCGTTTTTTCTTCGTCAATGGCCACGGCGGAAATGTCAGCTCCATGAGTGCTGCGTTCTCCCAGATTCTGACCGACAGCCCAAATCTCAGGATCCAGCTGGCTTCCTGGTGGCTTTTGCCTGAAGTCACCGCCAGGGAAAAAGAGGTTTTTGGCTCGGAAAACGGATTTCATGCCACCTGCGGCGAGGTGGCCGTCACATGGTACCTATTCCCACAGGCTCAAACACCCATCGCCCCTGGGGTCGCCCCCGATCCCAAAACAGAGTGGCCAGTGGGTCCCGAACGCTTCAGGATGCTTTATCCCGATGGCCGGATGGGATCCAACCCAGCCCTTTCAACCGGGGAGATCGGGGCGGAACTTTTTG
Encoded proteins:
- a CDS encoding hydroxysqualene dehydroxylase, which codes for MTVPTVYIVGAGLSGMALAESLSRPERGKPVRIVLLEGRPSPGGRVSSYRESHTGQWADNGQHLFMDVYSSMLSFLDRLGTRNRVVFPTPFSIELLDEKNQSHRFSLDPKLGKIGGLLGVLSFSGLSLGSRISMLKAGARMSSGGLKEESVDHLDARTFLLQCGATKESIDRFWELLVVSATNLPSSDVSAALLLRILRETLLGSGGPSLIGWSIVSHRDLVIDPALALFERRGVDVRLKSAVGRICLEGNQVTSIVAGENKLELSPNDHLVLAMPPWSLEKVFPIEMMQGELCQNIMRLSFSSGIVSIHLWFSRPLALPAIGGFMNGPVHWVFNKDLMARPERSTEISPDGASYLDISYEDGRNRLEGTFLSLTISGVDAKDERSEEEWLQSALEAVRRFSGQPVLPDLLHHRVIRERMSTPILGPGQSLYRPSNQTGVSNMWLCGDATDTGLPATMEGAVRSAHLLGDLLFPKLSRGEVRS
- a CDS encoding phytoene/squalene synthase family protein gives rise to the protein MGQTKSFSIRRYEKAQSALSRSNFRIGYRFLKDQSRKDLETLYVFFRVVDDFVDEPFPGEDPTGELAAWTEDLSGGARFDHPLSARLHDLMDRRGVPSGVLLDVVRGMSMDLDRVRIAGMAELREYCYLAAGAVGRACIPVFGGDLVRLAPYADALGEAFQLTNILRDIKEDAARDRIYLPADRMRHFNVSETDVLSGVWSEGFQKLLEELWELSEQDYQKAQGLLVTSEDRRIMRPARAMEAYYHEIHREIRRRNFDVFSRPVSLSKFKKASLLLFFLTVGQWAKQPKTARIPGDTGGSAD
- a CDS encoding creatininase family protein, encoding MNNELATLSWPAVEKRISQKTIIIPVGSTEQHGPNGLIGTDHLIAGALAKALGDETGILVAPTMAYGMSHHHLAFPGTASLRPETLIMMTTDIISSFARNGFSRFFFVNGHGGNVSSMSAAFSQILTDSPNLRIQLASWWLLPEVTAREKEVFGSENGFHATCGEVAVTWYLFPQAQTPIAPGVAPDPKTEWPVGPERFRMLYPDGRMGSNPALSTGEIGAELFAIAKAALVTKLSDFLKMDQSGV